The following proteins are encoded in a genomic region of Corylus avellana chromosome ca4, CavTom2PMs-1.0:
- the LOC132177928 gene encoding dehydration-responsive element-binding protein 2A-like: MSSSETTTTTRKRKSRAVETLAQWKECNVDTKRSGKIQAIGSKKGCMKGKGGPQNAQCTYRGVRQRTLGKWVVEIRKPNRGKRLWVGTFSNSVEAACAYDEAARILYGSFARLNFPAGLDSATASNYSEIPLRNEDGESIATSSAVEEDLPELF; encoded by the exons ATGTCGTCTTCAGAGACCACGACAACTACGAG aaagaggAAGTCACGAGCTGTTGAGACTCTTGCACAGTGGAAAGAGTGCAATGTTGACACCAAACGATCTGGTAAAATTCAAGCCATTGGGTCTAAGAAAGGATGCATGAAAGGCAAGGGAGGGCCTCAGAACGCACAATGCACTTATAGAGGAGTAAGACAAAGGACCTTGGGGAAATGGGTTGTAGAAATCCGAAAGCCAAACAGGGGGAAGAGGCTCTGGGTGGGTACTTTTTCAAACTCTGTGGAAGCTGCCTGTGCTTATGATGAAGCTGCAAGGATTCTGTACGGCTCTTTTGCTCGCCTCAACTTTCCAGCAGGGTTGGATTCAGCGACTGCATCAAACTACTCTGAAATACCCTTGAGGAATGAGGATGGAGAAAGCATTGCTACATCTTCTGCTGTTGAGGAGGATCTTCCAGAGCTTTTTTAA
- the LOC132179740 gene encoding protein N-terminal asparagine amidohydrolase-like, with amino-acid sequence MIFVDGVPISTDPYSQGSNALVALMEHSTLVSVSNSLKAIPERKFSVNEESSQERSKKSKWVYVFQREYATVDPALVDFVGTDEATTCVGLVIRNKQNGMTSVAHMDSPNIVDMGLSQMLSLVVGQNLDAYLEVHLVGGFEDVSPNYANSRTRSKSGAKLEGYSYPLCAKIVESMCIRQEKFHIWTFFVLGHNTRRDSKGNAYPIFNGLAVETSTGSVIPSCFDRTSRCPDEIVRRIRVTASYEDPSWNGKLLETYDTQTDQFRIAPCHWTFLQNHMALSRQNFRDSEILLRCSTSPFAEGPDFVNNLRRKDEFLIKHPDWRETFPMNQPRVFERTGDGGWKKC; translated from the exons ATGATATTTGTTGATGGGGTCCCGATTTCTACTGACCCATATTCTCAG GGAAGTAATGCCCTGGTTGCTTTGATGGAACACTCCACTCTGGTATCTGTCTCAAATTCTCTCAAGGCCATCCCTGAGAGGAAATTCTCAGTCAATGAAGAGTCTAGCCAGGAGAGATCAAAAAAGAGTAAATGGGTTTATGTGTTCCAAAGAGAATATGCAACTGTAGATCCTGCACTAGTCGAT TTTGTTGGCACTGATGAAGCAACAACCTGTGTGGGCCTTGTTATACGCAACAAGCAAAATGGAAT GACCTCGGTTGCTCATATGGATTCTCCAAATATTGTAGATATGGGCCTCTCTCAGATGTTATCGCTTGTTGTTGGTCAGAACTTGGATGCCTACTTGGAG GTGCATCTCGTCGGTGGTTTTGAAGATGTTTCTCCTAAT TATGCTAATTCTAGGACTAGATCAAAAAGTGGTGCGAAGTTGGAGGGTTATTCCTATCCTTTGTGTGCCAAAATTGTTGAAAGTATGTGCATTAGACAGGAGAAGTTTCACATCTGGACTTTCTTCGTTCTTGGGCATAACACCAGAAGGGATTCTAAAGGGAATGCATACCCCATTTTCAATGGGTTAGCG GTAGAAACTTCCACCGGATCAGTTATCCCTTCCTGTTTTGATAGAACTTCAAGATGTCCGGATGAAATTGTCAGGAGAATTCGAGTAACTGCATCCTATGAGGACCCCAGCTGGAATGGCAAGTTACTGGAGACATATGATACTCAAACTGATCAATTCAGAATTGCTCCCTGCCACTG GACCTTTCTCCAAAACCATATGGCTTTGTCAAGACAAAATTTTCGCGATTCAGAAATCCTCCTTAGATGTTCTACTTCACCTTTTGCTGAGGGCCCAGATTTTGTGAACAATTTAAGAAG GAAGGATGAATTTTTGATTAAACACCCAGATTGGAGAGAAACCTTTCCGATGAATCAGCCACGAGTCTTTGAGAGGACCGGCGACGGAGGCTGGAAGAAGTGCTGA